From one Nitrospira sp. MA-1 genomic stretch:
- a CDS encoding acylphosphatase → MEEIVRAHACVSGTVQGVGFRAFVQMQANRRSLHGWVRNRAGGEVELEVEGPHASVQTFLHTLHKGPPLSQVLQVIVDWKDPNRQTEGFQILRTFL, encoded by the coding sequence ATGGAAGAGATTGTTCGGGCTCATGCCTGTGTGAGTGGAACAGTTCAAGGAGTCGGATTTCGAGCATTTGTACAAATGCAGGCCAACAGGAGGTCATTGCATGGATGGGTGCGAAACCGCGCTGGAGGAGAAGTCGAATTGGAAGTGGAGGGGCCACACGCCTCTGTTCAGACCTTTCTCCACACTCTCCACAAAGGGCCTCCTCTCTCTCAAGTTCTTCAGGTAATAGTTGACTGGAAAGACCCAAACAGGCAAACTGAAGGGTTCCAAATCCTTCGTACTTTTCTGTAA
- the serS gene encoding serine--tRNA ligase, whose amino-acid sequence MHDIRILSDQLDSLRSQLGARADDIPWETVQTLAAQRRVLITQSEELRHQLKKGSDRIGELKRTKQPSEDATTALRDIRDRIQTMDVELRTTEEQLQDHALRIPNIPHESVPPGKDEHDNVEVRQWGTPQKFPFEARSHQDLGEALGILDFKRATKIAGARFCVSMGLGAQLERALANFMLDCHIQEHGYTEVLPPMLVNRPSMTGTGQLPKFAEDLFHLSEEDFFLIPTAEVPVTNLFREEILDAEQLPIRFVAYTSCFRREAGSYGKDTQGLIRMHQFQKVELVNFVQPEDSYDQLEQLTQAAESILQKLALPYRVVALCSGDLGFSAAKTYDLEVWVPSQQRYREISSCSNFEAFQARRANIRFRSKKDKPQFLHTLNGSGLAIGRTVVAILENYQQADGTVKIPPALQPYMNGVSVISPGAVPAGKC is encoded by the coding sequence ATGCACGATATCCGAATCCTTAGCGACCAACTCGACTCTCTCCGCTCCCAACTCGGTGCTAGAGCCGACGATATTCCCTGGGAAACCGTCCAGACCCTAGCGGCACAGCGACGGGTGCTCATCACCCAAAGCGAAGAACTTCGCCACCAGCTCAAAAAAGGATCGGATCGAATTGGCGAACTGAAACGTACCAAACAACCCAGTGAGGATGCCACAACCGCTCTTCGCGACATTCGTGACCGCATCCAGACCATGGACGTAGAATTACGCACCACCGAAGAACAACTACAAGACCACGCCCTCAGAATTCCCAATATTCCGCATGAGTCGGTCCCGCCGGGGAAGGACGAACACGATAACGTGGAGGTGCGACAATGGGGCACGCCTCAGAAATTTCCTTTTGAAGCCCGGTCGCATCAAGATCTGGGTGAGGCACTCGGCATTCTCGATTTCAAACGGGCCACTAAAATTGCCGGAGCCAGATTTTGCGTGTCGATGGGCCTTGGCGCGCAATTGGAACGGGCCCTGGCCAATTTCATGCTTGATTGCCATATCCAAGAACACGGCTATACCGAAGTGCTGCCCCCCATGCTCGTCAACCGGCCCTCCATGACAGGCACCGGCCAGTTACCCAAATTCGCCGAGGATCTCTTTCATCTTTCTGAAGAAGATTTCTTTCTCATTCCCACGGCAGAAGTTCCCGTCACCAACCTGTTTCGAGAAGAAATCCTAGATGCAGAACAGCTCCCGATTCGCTTCGTCGCGTATACCTCCTGCTTTCGCCGAGAGGCCGGATCATACGGAAAAGACACACAAGGTCTGATTCGCATGCACCAATTTCAAAAAGTGGAGCTGGTCAACTTTGTCCAACCAGAGGATTCCTATGACCAGCTGGAACAACTGACCCAAGCGGCCGAATCCATTCTCCAAAAATTGGCACTCCCCTATCGTGTCGTCGCCTTATGCTCCGGCGACCTGGGATTTTCCGCCGCGAAGACCTACGATCTTGAAGTCTGGGTTCCCTCGCAGCAACGGTATCGAGAGATTTCATCCTGTAGTAATTTTGAGGCGTTTCAAGCCCGCCGAGCCAATATTCGCTTCCGCTCCAAGAAGGACAAGCCTCAATTCCTCCACACGCTCAATGGCTCAGGTCTGGCTATTGGTCGAACCGTGGTCGCAATTCTGGAGAATTATCAACAAGCCGACGGGACCGTAAAAATTCCCCCCGCATTGCAACCTTATATGAACGGGGTTAGCGTCATCAGTCCGGGTGCTGTTCCAGCAGGAAAATGTTGA
- a CDS encoding adenine phosphoribosyltransferase, which yields MDYKAHIREVPDFPKPGILFYDITPLLNNPVCFRSIIDECIRHYQDAGITRVVGIESRGFILGSPLAYHLNAGFVPVRKPGKLPADVFEVNYNLEYGSTTLSIHRDAIQEGERVLVVDDLLATGGTAGATVHLIRQLGGDIAGVVFLVELLGLEGRNKLNGCEIHSLITYE from the coding sequence ATGGACTATAAAGCGCATATTCGAGAGGTTCCTGATTTTCCTAAGCCGGGTATCCTCTTTTATGATATTACGCCCTTATTAAATAATCCTGTTTGCTTTCGTTCCATTATTGATGAATGCATTCGACACTACCAGGATGCCGGTATTACCAGGGTGGTTGGGATTGAATCACGAGGGTTTATTTTAGGAAGCCCATTGGCGTATCACTTGAATGCCGGATTTGTCCCTGTCCGGAAGCCTGGCAAATTACCGGCCGATGTGTTTGAGGTCAATTATAATTTAGAGTATGGCTCGACGACGTTGTCGATTCATCGTGATGCGATTCAAGAGGGAGAGCGAGTGCTTGTGGTTGACGATCTCCTTGCGACTGGAGGAACGGCCGGGGCGACAGTCCATCTCATTCGGCAACTGGGTGGAGATATTGCCGGCGTGGTGTTTTTAGTGGAATTACTTGGGCTTGAAGGACGAAACAAATTAAACGGGTGTGAAATTCACTCCCTGATTACGTATGAATAA
- the hemE gene encoding uroporphyrinogen decarboxylase — MNDRFIKACMRQPVDRTPVWFMRQAGRYMEEYQAIRRKYSILEVCKTPALAAEVTLQPINRFDLDAAIIFADILLPLQAMGLNLEFVEGKGPVIDNPIRGEMGIVDLRQVDGEAFAYAGEAIRQTLQALDNRVPLLGFAGAPFTLASYAIEGGSSRDYARTKHLMFSQPTVWHQLMSKLSVVVVEYLRVQSRAGAQAIQLFDSWVGSLSPGDYEEYVLPHVQNIFSALRVEGIPLIYFGTGTTGLLPLMRKAGSDVMGVDWRVRLDEAWRTIGFDVSIQGNLDPLVLFAPEKEIERRVKDIMQQAGGRPGHIFNLGHGILPNTPLHSVEFAIECVRRFSTASS; from the coding sequence GCAGGGCGGTACATGGAAGAGTACCAGGCTATCCGACGCAAGTATTCGATTTTAGAAGTATGCAAAACACCGGCGTTAGCTGCCGAAGTCACCCTTCAACCGATTAATCGCTTTGATCTGGATGCGGCAATAATTTTTGCGGATATTTTATTGCCCCTCCAAGCCATGGGATTAAACCTGGAATTTGTTGAGGGGAAGGGTCCGGTTATTGATAATCCGATACGAGGTGAGATGGGCATTGTGGACCTGCGTCAGGTCGATGGGGAGGCCTTCGCTTATGCCGGGGAAGCCATTCGCCAGACACTTCAGGCCCTCGATAATCGAGTCCCCTTACTTGGATTTGCCGGGGCGCCGTTCACGTTAGCCAGTTACGCCATTGAGGGCGGAAGCTCACGTGACTATGCCCGAACCAAACATTTGATGTTCTCGCAGCCAACCGTGTGGCATCAATTAATGTCCAAACTGTCTGTGGTTGTCGTGGAATATCTACGGGTGCAAAGTCGAGCAGGCGCCCAAGCTATTCAGCTTTTTGATAGTTGGGTCGGAAGCTTAAGTCCTGGCGATTATGAAGAATATGTCCTTCCTCATGTTCAAAATATTTTTTCAGCCCTACGCGTTGAAGGGATTCCCCTTATCTATTTTGGAACAGGGACGACTGGGCTTCTTCCACTTATGCGAAAGGCTGGAAGCGATGTCATGGGCGTCGACTGGCGTGTTCGTTTGGATGAAGCATGGAGGACCATTGGGTTTGATGTGAGTATTCAAGGTAATCTGGACCCCCTGGTACTGTTTGCCCCTGAAAAAGAAATCGAGCGTCGGGTGAAGGATATTATGCAGCAAGCTGGCGGCCGACCCGGTCACATATTTAATTTAGGTCACGGAATTCTTCCTAATACCCCTTTGCACAGCGTTGAATTTGCCATTGAATGTGTTCGCCGGTTTTCCACGGCTTCCTCGTAG
- the queC gene encoding 7-cyano-7-deazaguanine synthase QueC — translation MPKSRIVVLASGGLDSTVTAAIAKSEGHELYFLTIDYGQRHRTEIDCAHKISEYFEVKEHKIVQLDLRTFGGSALTDQIPVPAHQPARDRERQIPITYVPARNTIFLSLALAYAEVLGATSIFFGANIRDYSGYPDCRPAFIEAFKEVARLGTQMGLEGRQIDILAPLLFLTKREIIQKGHALGVPFQWTNSCYNPGRHNQPCGQCDSCVIRQEGFQEAQLPDPLLAG, via the coding sequence ATGCCTAAGTCAAGAATTGTTGTTCTAGCAAGTGGCGGGTTGGATTCCACGGTGACGGCCGCCATTGCCAAATCAGAAGGACATGAGCTGTATTTCCTGACTATTGATTATGGACAGCGTCATCGAACGGAAATTGATTGTGCGCATAAAATTTCTGAATATTTTGAGGTCAAAGAACACAAAATAGTCCAACTGGACTTACGAACGTTTGGGGGATCGGCCTTAACCGATCAGATACCGGTTCCCGCCCATCAGCCCGCACGGGATCGTGAACGGCAGATTCCCATCACCTATGTTCCGGCCAGAAATACCATTTTCTTAAGTTTGGCGCTGGCCTATGCCGAGGTGTTGGGTGCCACCAGTATTTTTTTTGGGGCCAACATTCGTGACTATTCCGGCTATCCGGATTGTCGGCCGGCATTTATTGAGGCATTCAAGGAGGTGGCCCGTCTCGGCACACAAATGGGATTGGAAGGTCGACAGATCGACATTCTCGCTCCGCTGCTCTTTTTGACCAAACGTGAAATTATCCAAAAAGGACATGCCTTAGGGGTGCCTTTTCAATGGACGAATAGTTGTTATAATCCAGGACGACATAATCAACCGTGCGGACAATGTGATAGTTGCGTAATTCGTCAAGAGGGATTTCAAGAGGCCCAACTTCCCGATCCGCTACTGGCCGGATAA
- a CDS encoding cytochrome c, with protein MNHHSKGTILRGFAGLLCWFVIGCSENGTSAGESSAPASIAQISVVKDLPTEFKEGEEKFNAFCSPCHGSQASGTGQGPPLVHKIYEPSHHADFAFQRAAAQGVKAHHWKFGNMPKIEGVTADDVTQIIGYIRWLQRQAGIS; from the coding sequence ATGAACCATCATTCTAAAGGGACAATTCTCCGGGGTTTTGCAGGGCTTCTTTGTTGGTTTGTTATTGGCTGTTCTGAGAATGGGACGAGTGCCGGGGAATCTTCTGCTCCCGCATCCATCGCACAAATATCGGTAGTAAAAGATCTTCCAACAGAATTCAAAGAAGGCGAGGAAAAATTTAATGCCTTTTGTTCTCCTTGCCATGGTTCCCAAGCCTCGGGAACGGGTCAAGGTCCTCCATTAGTTCATAAGATTTATGAACCCAGTCATCATGCGGATTTTGCTTTTCAGCGGGCTGCGGCCCAGGGAGTCAAAGCCCACCATTGGAAGTTCGGGAACATGCCGAAGATCGAAGGCGTGACCGCCGATGATGTCACGCAGATTATTGGCTACATCAGGTGGCTTCAACGCCAAGCAGGAATTTCCTAA
- a CDS encoding M3 family oligoendopeptidase: MSKTLPSWDLQGLLRHPTKDFKRITKKLDSLISELEAVRPHLCPDISAARFKKIWEQYETVTEQMTTLRAFSSLWFSENTKNQEARAFDTQVRNRLTDFSNRLVFLDLWWQSLDPTNAARLTEKAERFRYHLDTLTRFTPHTLSESEERILTIKSTTGRQALETLYGVTTNSLTFPMKIKGRTTRLTREQLMGYVRHPLASVRREAYHALFKVYGEHRDALGEMYKSLVQDWGNEGLTLRHYASPMAVRNVTNDVPEKAVDALLKTCRKNAVIFQEYFRLKGRLLKMKQFQRYDLYAPFTAKKSKYSFARAKELVMEAYQAFSPELAQRAKQVLEENHLDAAIRPGKMGGAFCYSVLPTQTPYVLVNFTGEPRDVSTLAHELGHAVHAMMAKEHSIFTFHSSLPLAETASVFGEHLLSDLLLQQEKDPKVKAGLLVDQLDDAYATIMRQAYFVQFERQAHQMVQQGATIDALAQTYLALLREQFGPRLPVDQEFQWEWLAIPHIFGSPFYCYAYSFGSLLVLSLFQRYQTEGSSFVPRYLQLLSGGGSASPQDLLKPLQVDINSTTFWQAGFTRIQGLVNELERSMP; encoded by the coding sequence ATGTCGAAGACTCTTCCATCCTGGGACCTTCAAGGTCTCTTGCGCCATCCGACCAAAGACTTCAAGCGGATCACCAAAAAGCTTGACTCCCTGATTTCTGAACTCGAGGCCGTACGACCGCATTTATGCCCCGATATTTCTGCCGCCCGTTTCAAAAAAATCTGGGAGCAATACGAAACCGTCACCGAGCAAATGACGACGTTGCGGGCTTTTTCGTCTTTATGGTTTTCGGAAAATACGAAAAATCAGGAAGCCCGGGCGTTTGACACCCAGGTACGGAACCGACTGACAGATTTTTCAAATCGACTGGTCTTTCTTGACCTCTGGTGGCAAAGCCTCGATCCCACCAACGCGGCCCGGCTGACCGAAAAAGCCGAGCGATTTCGATATCATCTTGACACCTTGACTCGATTCACACCGCATACCTTGAGTGAGTCTGAGGAACGAATTTTAACCATTAAAAGTACGACCGGTCGCCAGGCTCTCGAAACATTGTATGGCGTTACCACGAATAGTTTGACATTTCCTATGAAAATAAAAGGCCGGACTACCCGTCTGACCCGCGAACAACTCATGGGATATGTCCGGCATCCATTAGCTTCGGTTCGTCGAGAAGCCTACCATGCCCTCTTTAAGGTCTACGGTGAACACCGTGATGCTCTTGGAGAAATGTATAAAAGCCTGGTTCAGGATTGGGGTAATGAAGGTCTCACCTTGCGGCATTACGCCTCGCCTATGGCCGTGCGCAATGTCACAAATGATGTCCCCGAAAAAGCCGTTGATGCTCTGCTCAAAACCTGTCGAAAGAATGCCGTCATTTTCCAGGAATATTTTCGGTTAAAGGGACGGCTGCTGAAGATGAAACAATTTCAACGATACGATTTGTATGCTCCCTTCACGGCGAAGAAATCAAAATATTCATTTGCCAGGGCGAAAGAACTTGTGATGGAAGCCTATCAAGCCTTTTCCCCTGAATTGGCTCAACGGGCGAAGCAGGTTCTTGAAGAAAACCATCTTGATGCTGCGATTCGACCAGGGAAAATGGGTGGGGCCTTTTGCTATAGCGTCCTCCCGACACAGACTCCCTACGTACTGGTGAATTTTACGGGAGAGCCACGTGATGTCTCGACGCTAGCCCATGAACTGGGACATGCCGTTCATGCCATGATGGCAAAGGAGCATTCCATTTTCACATTTCATTCGTCGCTCCCTCTGGCGGAAACGGCCTCTGTGTTTGGCGAGCACCTGCTTTCGGATTTACTTCTCCAACAGGAAAAGGACCCTAAGGTCAAGGCGGGACTTCTTGTCGATCAACTCGACGATGCGTATGCCACCATTATGCGACAGGCCTATTTTGTTCAATTTGAACGGCAAGCTCATCAGATGGTTCAACAAGGCGCGACCATTGATGCTCTTGCTCAAACCTACCTGGCACTCCTTCGTGAGCAATTCGGGCCTCGCTTACCCGTGGACCAGGAGTTTCAATGGGAGTGGCTAGCCATTCCCCATATTTTTGGCAGTCCGTTTTATTGCTACGCCTACAGCTTTGGCAGTTTATTAGTACTGTCGCTTTTTCAACGCTATCAAACAGAAGGATCCTCCTTCGTCCCTCGATATTTACAATTGCTTTCAGGAGGTGGGTCGGCCAGCCCACAAGACTTGCTCAAACCCCTACAGGTGGATATCAACTCCACGACTTTCTGGCAAGCGGGATTTACAAGAATCCAAGGACTGGTCAATGAACTGGAACGAAGTATGCCGTGA
- the hemG gene encoding protoporphyrinogen oxidase — MRKTPYQVVIVGGGISGLATSYAIMEEAEKTQTAVQCTVVERDPRWGGKILTHVTDKYLIEGGPDSFLTSKPWALELCRTLGLQDQLISTNSQHNQTFSFCRGALRELPQGLLAFRPRRVDTLVSSGLLSWGGMLRMAAERFWPRRNPWPADESMGEFFRRRFGTEAFENLIEPLVAGIYAGDADELSIESTFPRFRELEREHGSVIKGMRKALGAAPAAPRSSGDTPTMFMSLRGGLGELIRTLVEALRRRGVELIGGAECQEIQSPAPESGVFHVMLDNGDRLPADAVVLATPAYQTAQLLRAIQPEAASLLDGIPYASTATISMAYPPESIRSQIRGFGFVVPRKEQRPLLAATWTSLKWPDRSRAGETLIRCYIGGRGRESVLEQDDDSLVECVRGELTSLVGITTAPTYTEVHRWKQGMPQYVLGHRDRLAKLQEHLAHSPGLYVTGAGMYGIGIPDCIREATRVGKQLLQDYAAHHSAKKSGRTVSG, encoded by the coding sequence ATGAGGAAGACACCGTACCAAGTGGTTATTGTGGGAGGAGGGATATCCGGCCTCGCCACGTCGTATGCCATCATGGAAGAAGCTGAGAAAACCCAGACGGCCGTACAATGCACAGTCGTTGAACGAGATCCCAGATGGGGTGGGAAAATTCTGACACATGTCACAGACAAGTATCTGATTGAAGGGGGACCTGACTCCTTTCTCACTTCAAAGCCGTGGGCGCTCGAATTGTGCCGGACCCTGGGGCTTCAAGATCAATTAATTTCTACCAACTCACAACACAATCAAACGTTTTCATTTTGCCGGGGTGCCTTGAGAGAACTTCCACAAGGATTATTGGCCTTTCGGCCACGACGGGTTGATACCCTTGTTTCTAGCGGACTCTTGTCCTGGGGTGGAATGCTTCGGATGGCGGCCGAGCGCTTTTGGCCAAGGCGGAATCCTTGGCCGGCAGACGAATCAATGGGCGAGTTTTTTCGTCGACGGTTTGGGACTGAAGCCTTCGAAAACCTCATTGAACCATTGGTGGCAGGCATCTATGCCGGGGATGCAGATGAACTGAGTATTGAGTCGACCTTTCCTCGATTTCGCGAATTAGAGCGAGAACATGGCAGTGTCATTAAAGGAATGCGGAAGGCTTTGGGCGCCGCGCCAGCCGCCCCGCGTTCCTCCGGTGATACTCCCACGATGTTTATGTCGCTTCGAGGGGGATTAGGGGAGCTCATTCGAACCTTAGTGGAGGCATTGCGCAGACGTGGAGTAGAATTAATTGGAGGTGCCGAGTGTCAGGAAATTCAGTCTCCGGCTCCTGAGTCTGGCGTATTTCACGTTATGTTGGATAATGGAGATCGGCTTCCAGCTGATGCCGTTGTGTTGGCCACTCCCGCCTATCAGACCGCTCAGTTGCTTCGTGCCATTCAGCCTGAAGCAGCGAGTCTGTTAGATGGCATTCCCTATGCCTCGACGGCTACGATTTCTATGGCCTATCCCCCTGAATCCATTAGGTCGCAGATTCGAGGATTCGGATTTGTTGTTCCTCGAAAAGAACAACGCCCATTGCTTGCGGCAACCTGGACTTCGTTAAAGTGGCCGGATAGGAGCAGGGCTGGAGAAACTCTGATTCGTTGTTACATCGGTGGTCGAGGGCGAGAGTCGGTTCTTGAGCAGGATGATGACTCACTTGTGGAGTGTGTTCGGGGAGAATTAACGTCTTTGGTCGGGATCACGACCGCTCCGACCTATACAGAAGTCCATCGATGGAAGCAGGGAATGCCTCAATATGTGCTCGGACATCGGGACCGGTTGGCGAAGCTTCAGGAACACTTAGCTCATTCGCCAGGTCTCTATGTGACAGGAGCAGGAATGTATGGCATCGGTATCCCTGATTGTATCCGAGAAGCCACGAGGGTTGGAAAACAGCTACTACAGGATTATGCTGCTCACCATTCAGCAAAGAAATCTGGACGCACGGTATCCGGTTGA
- a CDS encoding TraR/DksA family transcriptional regulator yields the protein MAERPVKKETKATVTAGTKKTTAKATSTTPAPRKPAKAQTEDRHVALKEILLAKREALIQEIKQQLGQSVTEEQQRRLEAAMDSGDQALVDLDREMGISLQEMRNRERQLIDDALDSLDEGTYGVCAECGGEINEKRLQALPFARLCVECKSKRELMEKIERSEQRQ from the coding sequence ATGGCCGAAAGACCAGTAAAGAAAGAAACGAAAGCGACGGTCACCGCCGGGACGAAAAAAACCACAGCAAAAGCCACTTCCACAACCCCTGCTCCGCGGAAGCCGGCGAAAGCTCAAACAGAGGATCGTCATGTGGCGTTAAAGGAAATTCTCTTGGCCAAACGGGAAGCGCTGATTCAAGAAATCAAACAACAGCTTGGTCAATCAGTGACAGAAGAACAACAACGCCGGCTGGAAGCGGCGATGGACAGCGGGGACCAGGCGCTGGTGGATTTGGATCGCGAAATGGGGATTTCGCTTCAAGAAATGCGAAATCGCGAACGACAACTGATTGATGATGCCTTGGATAGTTTGGATGAAGGCACCTATGGTGTGTGCGCAGAATGTGGGGGCGAGATCAATGAAAAGCGTTTGCAAGCGCTTCCGTTTGCGCGTTTGTGTGTCGAGTGTAAATCCAAACGAGAACTGATGGAAAAAATTGAACGATCGGAACAGCGGCAATAA